DNA from Chitinophaga pendula:
CATAGCCAGCGATAGTAGTCTACATAGGGGGGATGGTTGGCGCAGGAAGCGCCTTTACGGTTTTGTGCATACCATTCGGGATGAGCGGCCAGCAGGTCTTTCTCTCCGCGGTTCATGGTCCACATCCAGCGATGTGCTTGTATGCCGTTAGCTTTGGCGGCGCGGAAGTGTTTTTCGCTGTCTTCCTCAAAATAGATCACGTTGATACCTGCCCGTTTGTAGGCGGCATAACGTTCCTGTAATTGGGCTTCGGTATCCTGGTGTGAGGGGTTGATCCACACACGATGGCGGCCTTTAGGGGCGGGTGCTGCTAAAGATGCAGCTGCTGCTACAGGCAGTTTAGGTTGTATCAGGGCCAGGCTGCCGAGTCCCAGCGATTTGAGAAAGTTGCGCTTGTTCATAACTGCTATTTTATAGGTGATATTTTTCCTTCCTGATTGATGCTGATCTTGTCACGCATATTACCACCCTGCAGGGTGGCGGTGTATTGATCTTTGATGGCTTCCAGCGTCAGTTGATAGGTTTTGCCATTGTCGGTAATCGTCGCAGGTATATTCAGGGCAGACAGTTGTGTCGCAAATCGATGTTGTTTGCGACGATAAGTCTGTTGTCCGTAATACACTTGCCACAGGTATTTGCTGATCAATGCTTCTTCCGGAAGACGAAATACGGGCGCAGTGGTACCAGCCGGTGTACGTGAAAAATGGAGATAGCCCCATTTTTCAGGTGCATGCATATCAATGATACCTTGCGGGGACCACACCCAGTTGTGTTCTGCCTGCTGGCGTTTTATATATTGTCCGTTGCGGATATCGGTATCCCATTGTACGCGGGAGAAGTTGATCCGCCAGAGTTGTCCATCGCGCGGAGCCGGAGACTGGTTGTAAAAACCCAGCGTATGGAATGGGATAGCGATCTCCACACTCCAGCCCTTATCGATATCGGAAGGGTTGTTTATTGTACCGTTTATATGTACTGCCGTGCGTACCCCTTTTGCGTCCCAGTTCAACAGTGCATTGCCGCCATTGCGGTAAGGTCGGGGCATAAACAGGTCCATGACGGTATTATAGGCATTAATCTCCAGTTCATAGTATTGATGGGTGTCGCCATCGGGATCGATGAATACTTCGAAATCGTTATCATGATAGATGATGGTATCATGTTGTTGCAGTCTTGCCCATATGTGCGGTTCTTCTATATCTGCCAGTAGGTAGAGATATTGATCATCCCAGAGCATTTTTACGCGGGTACGCAGATTGGGGAAGGGTTTTTTACTGCTTTCGATATCCTGGAAGTCGAGGGTCCATGCTGCTTGTCGCCAAGCGGTTTCTTCTCCTTTACCATCGATGGTGAGTGGTGCATTGGTACGCTGGCAGGTATATAGCAAGGGTGTAGACGGGTCAGGGCTTTGTGAGGCCGGAGACTGCGTATATGCGTTCAGGGAAAACAGCGATGCGAGTGCTGGTAATAGCAGGTTGCATAAGCGACGTGTGCGTGATGGGCGACAATACATGCCGTTAAAAATAGCAGGAATGCGGCAAGCGTCAAAGCAGGTCGGGATGAGCGGAGCAGGGAGCGGAGGAACTCCCCTGCAGCCGTTGTGAATTGCAGGGGAGCGTATGTGGGTTATTAGCCGGCGGATGCGGGTTCGTTCACCGGTTGTCCTGCATCTTTGACGATAAAGTCGTTGGAGAACAGTTCGTTGCCCAGTTCGTCGGCCACGCTGAGTTTGCAGATTTTCATGGATTTTTTGGCAGGCGGTATCTCGTAGGAGAAAGTGATGGTGGTTTCTCCAGAAGAAGGATCGGGGATGATGTCATCTGCCATTTTGATGGTGATCCTTTTTTTGTCGAGGGAGCGGCCTTTGATAGTAACGATGTTTTCGCCCTGTTGTTGTAATACGGGCGGCGTTACTTCGGTGATGGTAAAGTCTTCTGTCAGCTTATCGGGGCGATCGTCTTTGGGTTTGAAGATAACGGTGAAGATCTCTTCGAGTTTAAGGGTCGCTTTGTCGGTAAAGAGGCCGGAGAGGGCAGACAGTGCGATAATGCCATAGAGGTTGATGCTACCGCCGTTATCGCCAACGTTGAGGAATCCGGCGCGGAATACAAAATAGAAGATGACTGCTACGGCAGCGCCGGTGAAGGGTTTCACAAAGTACCACAACATCCAGCTACGTTTGAATTCATTTGCGCCGATATAGTTTGTAAAGGAAGAGGCGATATGTACCATGCTGCCCAGGAATCCGGTCGCGGCTACCAGTACCAGCAGGATGGTATTGAGGTGCATGGTGCGGGCGGCGGGGTGGCGGGCAGGTGCAGGGGATATGACAGCGGCATGTGACGCACTGTCGGCGCCGGTGCTGTCGGAGGCTTTTGTACTATCGGCAATGAAGCTGACTTGCGGTGCTGTGGCGGTAGGGGGGTGTGAGCCGGCAGCCGCTGTATCGTTGTTAGCCGCTGTTGTATCTATCAGGGTGACGTTGAACCACTCGAAGTGATAGCGGGTGATCTTTTCACCAGGCTGTGGCATGCGATCGGGCCAGAAGCCGATGAGTATCATCAGGGCGCCTACGGAGGCGGCGATGAGGAGCAGTCCGGCTACGACCTTACCGAGTGTGGATATTTCCTGACGGGTATTCATGGTGTGCAGCAATTTAAATGCGATGTAGGATAATACGGGTTTTCTGTTTTAAGGTATGGACAGTGCGACGTGATTGTTGGCCATCTTCAGTTGATCACACCAGTACCCTTTTGGGGTAGCTAAGTGATACGTGATTGTATAGGGAGGGCTTTCCAATGGGGACGGTACCGGTAATCGGGTACAGTTTGTGTGTAACACTGTTTCCTGGCCATAAAGATACGAAAGCAGGTCCTTATTTTTGATTATTAAATCGTTAGCGGATGCGGATTCCATTTGACACATTAAAGAACGAATTCAGGCGTGTATTACTTGAGCTGTCTTTTACGACAGAGAAAGCGGACCGCTGTGCTGGTATATTTGCTGCCAACAGCCGGGATGGGGTACACTCTCATGGGTTGAACCGTTTTCCGGTATTTGTACAGCTGGTGCGTGACGGATTTGTAGACCTGGCAGCCAGTCCGGAAGTGGTAACACAGCAAGGTGGTTTTGCGCTGTGGGATGGTCGCCAGGGACCCGGAATGTACAATGCCTCCCTTTGTATGGAACATGCGGTGGCATTGGCTAAGACCCAGGGTATTGGCTGTGTGACCATCCGTAACAACAACCACTGGATGCGTGGTGGTACTTATGGCTGGCAGGCTGCTGATGCCGGCTGTGTCGGTATCTGTTTCACCAATGCGATCGCCGGTATGCCCGCCTGGGGTGGCAGTACTCCTGTATTGGGCAACAATCCACTGGTTATTGCGGTACCCCGCCAGGAAGGGCATGTGGTGCTGGATATGGCTATGTCGCAATATTCCTTTGGCAAGATGCAGGAATATGAATTGCGTGGTGAGCAATTGCCCTTTCCGGGAGGCTATGATGAGCAGGGGCAGCTGACTGCTGATCCTGCCGTGATCCGGCAGACCAAGCGGGCCTTGCCGATAGGTTACTGGAAGGGATCGGGGCTGGCGTTGCTGTTAGACATATTGCTGACTGCATTAGGCGGTGGCCGTTCTACGCGGGATATCACCAATGATGGCCGGGAATACGGTGTATCCCAATGTTTTATTGCTATTCACCGGGAGGACATGCACGAGGCGCTGATCGACGCTATACTCGATTATACCCGTCATAGCGCTGGGGGAGCCGGAGAGCAGGTCTCTTATCCCGGGGAGCGGACGTTGCGTACTCGGCAAGAGAGCGAGGCTGCCGGCGTATGGGTCAATGAGCAAATATGGGAGCAGGTGCTTGGCCTTTGACGATCCCGCTATGCGTACCTGTATGCAAGATAAGGGGGTATTCCCTACCCTATTTGCGCAGTAGCGATTTGGGGGGAAGTGGCCGTGCCACTGGCAGGCGGCACGGTCTTGTGGTGTATTAGTAGGCTAGTGTACCGAACTGACCGGTCTTTGCATCGCTGATCGCTTGTTCGATCTCTTCCGGTGTGTTCATCACGAAATTATCTTTTACTGCCAGGGGCTCCTCTATCGGCTCGCCCGACAGGAAAAGCAGCTGGGCATCTGCGGTAGCAGTGACAGTAATATCGGTGCCTTCCTTGTCAAATATCACCAGGTGGTACGCTCCGACCGGTGTGTCATTTTGGACGGTCACCTGCCCATGTGCTACATACAGGAGTGTCCACCAGCCGGCTTTTGCTGGCAGTTGGATGGTGC
Protein-coding regions in this window:
- a CDS encoding carbohydrate-binding family 9-like protein — protein: MYCRPSRTRRLCNLLLPALASLFSLNAYTQSPASQSPDPSTPLLYTCQRTNAPLTIDGKGEETAWRQAAWTLDFQDIESSKKPFPNLRTRVKMLWDDQYLYLLADIEEPHIWARLQQHDTIIYHDNDFEVFIDPDGDTHQYYELEINAYNTVMDLFMPRPYRNGGNALLNWDAKGVRTAVHINGTINNPSDIDKGWSVEIAIPFHTLGFYNQSPAPRDGQLWRINFSRVQWDTDIRNGQYIKRQQAEHNWVWSPQGIIDMHAPEKWGYLHFSRTPAGTTAPVFRLPEEALISKYLWQVYYGQQTYRRKQHRFATQLSALNIPATITDNGKTYQLTLEAIKDQYTATLQGGNMRDKISINQEGKISPIK
- the yiaK gene encoding 3-dehydro-L-gulonate 2-dehydrogenase; this translates as MRIPFDTLKNEFRRVLLELSFTTEKADRCAGIFAANSRDGVHSHGLNRFPVFVQLVRDGFVDLAASPEVVTQQGGFALWDGRQGPGMYNASLCMEHAVALAKTQGIGCVTIRNNNHWMRGGTYGWQAADAGCVGICFTNAIAGMPAWGGSTPVLGNNPLVIAVPRQEGHVVLDMAMSQYSFGKMQEYELRGEQLPFPGGYDEQGQLTADPAVIRQTKRALPIGYWKGSGLALLLDILLTALGGGRSTRDITNDGREYGVSQCFIAIHREDMHEALIDAILDYTRHSAGGAGEQVSYPGERTLRTRQESEAAGVWVNEQIWEQVLGL